A single Helicobacteraceae bacterium DNA region contains:
- the ruvX gene encoding Holliday junction resolvase RuvX, which yields MPTLAIDLGLKRIGLAYSPDNKLALPLNAIIRKNRNQAALAAFNIAVEYNIDRIVIGAPIGSASENEMRRRAEHFIGLTKLSVPIFFQDEAFSSQEASERAKGRLGKTKDGRLDSLAALIILERFLEQKHA from the coding sequence TTGCCGACGTTAGCTATTGATCTTGGCTTAAAACGAATCGGTCTCGCCTACTCGCCAGATAATAAGTTGGCTCTGCCGCTTAACGCGATTATCCGCAAGAACCGAAATCAAGCGGCGTTGGCGGCGTTTAATATCGCCGTCGAATATAATATCGACAGGATTGTTATAGGCGCGCCGATCGGCTCCGCCAGCGAAAACGAGATGCGCCGTCGCGCGGAACATTTTATAGGACTAACTAAATTGAGCGTCCCGATCTTTTTTCAGGACGAGGCGTTTAGCTCGCAAGAGGCGAGCGAGCGCGCTAAAGGTCGTTTGGGCAAAACCAAAGACGGTCGGCTCGATTCGCTTGCGGCGCTGATAATTTTGGAAAGATTTCTGGAACAAAAACATGCGTAG
- a CDS encoding TatD family hydrolase encodes MIIDTHIHLDHRDYDDDLIEVIARAREANVGAFIIPGADPSDLGKAEAIARSNEDILFAVGAHPYDIDRFDEAAMSPFLVNPKCVAVGECGLDYFRLPKEPNQAAAIKDRQRAIFRRHIEIANDRKLPLIVHIRDASSDALEALQFAKTGGVLHCFTGDERLLSLADRGFYFGIGGALTFANAQKLRDVTANIPLNRVVLETDAPYLAPAPHRGKRNESAFLEFVVQKLAEIKGLPRETIIRETTRNAFDCFSLKPFLAKIIG; translated from the coding sequence ATGATTATAGACACGCATATTCACCTAGATCATCGCGACTACGACGACGATCTAATCGAGGTTATAGCGCGAGCGCGAGAAGCGAACGTCGGCGCGTTTATTATTCCGGGCGCAGACCCTAGCGATCTAGGCAAAGCCGAGGCGATCGCCAGATCAAACGAAGATATCTTGTTTGCCGTCGGCGCGCACCCATACGATATTGATCGTTTCGACGAAGCGGCTATGTCGCCGTTCTTGGTTAATCCAAAATGCGTCGCCGTCGGCGAGTGCGGGCTGGATTATTTTCGCCTGCCAAAAGAGCCAAATCAAGCCGCCGCGATCAAAGATCGGCAGCGGGCGATCTTTCGGCGACATATTGAAATAGCAAACGATCGCAAACTGCCGCTGATCGTCCATATCCGCGACGCTTCGAGCGACGCTTTAGAGGCGTTGCAATTCGCCAAAACGGGCGGGGTTTTACACTGCTTTACGGGCGACGAGCGGCTTTTGAGCCTCGCCGATCGCGGTTTTTATTTTGGTATCGGCGGCGCGCTAACCTTCGCAAACGCGCAAAAGTTGCGCGACGTTACGGCGAATATTCCGCTCAATCGCGTCGTTCTTGAAACCGACGCGCCCTATCTCGCGCCCGCTCCGCATAGAGGCAAGCGCAACGAGAGCGCTTTTTTAGAGTTTGTCGTCCAAAAACTAGCGGAAATTAAAGGGCTGCCGCGCGAGACGATCATCCGCGAAACGACGCGAAACGCGTTCGATTGTTTCTCTCTTAAGCCCTTTTTGGCAAAAATTATCGGTTAA
- the trxA gene encoding thioredoxin, whose protein sequence is MGQVTETTTETFDEKVKEGVSLVDFWAPWCGPCRMIAPLIEELAGQYKDKVSVGKVNVDENQDLAARFGVRSVPTILFFKDGEQVDSIVGLQPKQKFAEKLDALIGA, encoded by the coding sequence ATGGGACAAGTTACCGAAACAACAACGGAAACTTTTGACGAGAAGGTCAAAGAGGGCGTAAGTCTAGTTGATTTTTGGGCGCCTTGGTGCGGTCCGTGCCGAATGATCGCGCCGTTGATCGAAGAGTTGGCGGGGCAATACAAGGACAAGGTTAGCGTAGGCAAAGTGAACGTAGATGAAAATCAAGACTTAGCCGCGCGTTTTGGCGTGCGATCCGTTCCTACGATCCTCTTTTTCAAAGACGGCGAGCAGGTCGATAGCATAGTTGGTCTTCAACCGAAACAGAAGTTCGCGGAGAAGCTCGACGCTCTTATCGGCGCCTGA
- the trxB gene encoding thioredoxin-disulfide reductase, with amino-acid sequence MLDLAIIGGGPAGLTAGLYAARGGVKNVVLFEPAMPGGQITQSSEIENYPGKLEVISGMEFMQSWLPQAQKFGLKHESDEIARVAKSDQGIFILTTSGGKTIEAKAVIFATGSVPKKIGFEGEDEFFGRGVSVCATCDGFFYRGKEVAIIGGGDAALEEAIYLAKTCKKVYIIHRREGFRAAPSTVERAKAEQNIEFVLNAKPIKILGDSQNGVTGVKVAIDSKGEIDINVPGVFVFVGRSVKNEPLKDQKGGFICATNDKGEVIVDLKMRTNLEGFFVAGDVRADSPKQVVCAASDGAISALSAIEYLERKRG; translated from the coding sequence ATGTTAGATTTAGCGATTATAGGCGGCGGTCCCGCGGGATTAACGGCGGGTTTATACGCCGCGAGAGGCGGCGTGAAAAACGTCGTTTTGTTTGAACCCGCTATGCCGGGCGGACAGATTACCCAATCGAGCGAAATAGAAAATTATCCGGGTAAATTAGAGGTTATTAGCGGCATGGAGTTTATGCAAAGCTGGTTGCCGCAGGCGCAAAAATTCGGCTTAAAACACGAGAGCGACGAGATCGCGCGAGTCGCCAAAAGCGATCAGGGGATTTTTATCCTTACGACAAGCGGCGGTAAAACGATCGAAGCCAAAGCGGTAATTTTCGCCACAGGCTCCGTCCCGAAAAAGATCGGCTTCGAGGGAGAGGACGAATTTTTTGGTCGAGGCGTGAGCGTATGCGCCACCTGCGACGGCTTTTTTTACAGGGGCAAAGAGGTCGCGATCATAGGCGGCGGCGACGCGGCTTTGGAGGAGGCGATCTATCTGGCGAAAACCTGCAAAAAGGTCTATATAATCCATCGCAGAGAGGGCTTTCGCGCCGCGCCTTCGACGGTTGAGAGGGCAAAAGCGGAGCAAAACATAGAGTTTGTTCTTAACGCCAAGCCAATTAAAATTTTAGGCGATTCGCAAAACGGCGTAACGGGAGTCAAGGTGGCGATCGACTCCAAAGGCGAGATCGATATAAATGTTCCGGGCGTGTTCGTATTTGTCGGCAGAAGCGTAAAAAACGAACCGCTTAAAGATCAAAAAGGCGGCTTTATCTGCGCGACCAACGATAAGGGCGAAGTTATAGTCGATCTTAAAATGCGAACTAATTTAGAGGGATTTTTCGTCGCGGGAGACGTTCGCGCCGACTCGCCAAAACAGGTGGTGTGCGCCGCGTCCGACGGCGCTATATCCGCTCTTAGCGCGATCGAGTATTTAGAGCGAAAGAGAGGCTAA
- the dapB gene encoding 4-hydroxy-tetrahydrodipicolinate reductase gives MARFGIYGANGRMGKLLCAHLAAHNEHSLASVFVREKLDFSLPPQTLATNDLRAFLNETQIAVDFTSPSGTETLLEAALNGKSPPLVIGTTGLNSHQQNLLKQAAEKTPILYATNMSLGIALLDNLVYAAAKALKDFDVEITDMHHNRKKDAPSGTALSLAASVAKARETELDKAMVSGRNGSIGERAKEEIGVFSLRGGDIVGEHTVGFYGEGEYIRFTHAATSRSTFAVGAIKAGAWLLSQPNGLYSIRDYFQL, from the coding sequence ATGGCGCGATTTGGGATATACGGCGCCAACGGACGAATGGGCAAACTGCTTTGCGCTCATCTCGCGGCGCATAACGAGCATAGTTTGGCGAGCGTCTTCGTTCGAGAAAAACTCGATTTTTCTTTGCCGCCGCAAACGCTTGCGACAAACGATCTACGCGCTTTCCTAAACGAAACGCAAATAGCGGTGGATTTCACCTCTCCAAGCGGAACCGAAACGCTGCTTGAAGCCGCGCTAAACGGCAAATCGCCCCCGCTTGTTATCGGGACGACGGGGCTTAACTCGCACCAACAGAACCTGCTTAAACAGGCGGCGGAGAAAACGCCTATACTCTACGCGACCAATATGTCGCTTGGGATCGCGCTGCTAGACAATCTTGTTTATGCCGCCGCGAAAGCGTTAAAGGATTTCGACGTAGAGATTACCGACATGCACCACAACCGCAAAAAAGACGCGCCAAGCGGCACCGCGCTTAGCCTCGCGGCAAGCGTCGCGAAAGCGCGCGAAACGGAGCTTGACAAAGCTATGGTAAGCGGGCGAAACGGCTCGATCGGCGAGCGGGCGAAAGAGGAGATAGGCGTTTTTAGTTTGCGCGGCGGCGATATTGTCGGCGAACATACCGTCGGCTTTTACGGCGAGGGCGAATATATCCGCTTTACGCACGCCGCCACAAGCCGCTCCACCTTCGCCGTCGGCGCGATCAAGGCGGGAGCTTGGCTTCTATCTCAGCCAAACGGCTTGTATTCGATCCGGGATTACTTCCAGCTCTAA
- the purF gene encoding amidophosphoribosyltransferase gives MRDLQEKCAVVGVFGVKSAAKIAYLGLYAMQHRGQEATGISVSNGKKISTIKNRGLVSMVYDEQMLGKLRGESAIGHNRYSTAGEDSILDAQPVFARYALGEMAIAHNGNFPNWLQVRDKLIENGAIFSSSMDTENLIHLIAQSKDSRLRLRILDALKQVDGAYSLLFLSRTKLFVARDPQGFRPLSLARIGDGYMIASETCAFDLAGATYIRDIEPGEMIAFERGKEPESIRFAKSEPKHCIFEHIYFARPDSFLCGESVYAVRKELGRLLWREDPIEADMVIPVPDSSIPHAIGYAQESSMPFELGIIRNHYVGRTFIEPLQEIRDLKVKRKLSPIKELISGKRLVIVDDSIVRGTTSRKIVSLLKECGAKEVHMRIASPAIVFPCFYGIDTPHQSELISYKMRSDEICAYLKADSLRFLSIDALKKAVHDHNDFCLSCFDGRYFH, from the coding sequence TTGCGCGATCTTCAGGAAAAATGCGCGGTAGTCGGCGTTTTCGGCGTTAAGAGCGCCGCCAAAATAGCCTATTTGGGGCTTTACGCTATGCAACATCGCGGGCAGGAGGCTACGGGCATATCGGTCAGCAACGGCAAAAAAATCTCTACGATAAAAAACCGCGGGCTTGTGTCGATGGTTTATGACGAGCAGATGTTGGGAAAATTACGCGGCGAAAGCGCGATCGGACACAACCGCTACTCTACGGCGGGAGAGGACTCCATTCTCGACGCGCAACCCGTTTTCGCCCGTTACGCGCTAGGCGAAATGGCGATCGCGCACAACGGCAACTTTCCAAATTGGCTCCAAGTGCGCGATAAGCTGATCGAAAACGGCGCAATCTTCAGCAGCTCTATGGACACGGAAAACCTTATCCACCTGATCGCCCAGAGCAAAGATTCGCGGTTGCGCCTTAGAATCCTCGACGCGCTAAAACAAGTTGACGGCGCTTACTCCCTGCTCTTTTTAAGCCGCACGAAACTATTTGTCGCGCGCGATCCGCAGGGTTTTCGCCCTCTTTCGTTGGCGCGAATCGGCGACGGATATATGATCGCCAGCGAAACCTGCGCCTTTGATCTAGCGGGGGCGACCTATATCCGCGATATAGAACCGGGCGAAATGATCGCGTTTGAAAGAGGCAAGGAACCGGAGTCGATCCGCTTTGCCAAAAGCGAGCCGAAACACTGTATTTTTGAGCATATCTACTTTGCCAGACCCGATAGTTTTCTCTGCGGCGAAAGCGTATATGCCGTGCGCAAAGAGCTAGGCAGGTTGTTGTGGCGCGAAGATCCGATCGAGGCGGATATGGTTATCCCCGTTCCGGACTCCAGCATTCCGCACGCGATCGGCTACGCGCAGGAAAGCTCCATGCCTTTCGAGCTTGGCATTATTCGCAACCACTACGTCGGCAGAACGTTTATCGAGCCGCTTCAGGAGATTCGCGATCTGAAAGTCAAAAGAAAACTTAGCCCGATCAAAGAGCTAATTAGCGGCAAACGGCTTGTTATCGTCGATGATAGCATAGTGCGCGGCACGACAAGCCGCAAGATCGTATCGCTATTAAAAGAGTGCGGCGCAAAAGAGGTGCATATGCGAATCGCCTCGCCCGCCATCGTTTTTCCCTGTTTTTACGGCATAGACACGCCCCACCAAAGCGAGTTAATCAGCTACAAAATGCGTTCCGACGAA